The Hyphomonas sediminis genome contains a region encoding:
- the hemA gene encoding 5-aminolevulinate synthase, producing MKHLKAFEDALGAIHSEGRYRVFIDLHRHKGRFPKATARFEDGEREVTIWCSNDYLGMGQDDDVINSMHEAIDSFGAGSGGTRNISGTTRFHVDLERELADLHGKEASLLFTSGYVSNDATLSTLGKILPNLIIYSDALNHASMIEGIRRSGAEYRVFRHNDVDHLRALLENDDADRTKLIAFESVYSMDGDFGRMQEICDLAEEFNALTYLDEVHAVGLYGQQGAGVAEMLGLGDRIDIIEGTLAKGYGVMGGYIASHATVVDAIRSMASGFIFSTSTCPVMAAGALASIRKLRADEGRRLRAVHQAKALELKQKFRDAGLPVMDSPSHIVPLLVGDPERCKALSDTLLFDFGIYVQPINYPTVPRGTERLRFTPSPVHDEAMMDELVAAILAVWKQLGLDKAA from the coding sequence ATGAAGCATCTCAAAGCCTTCGAAGACGCCCTCGGCGCCATTCACAGCGAAGGACGGTATCGGGTCTTTATCGACCTTCATCGTCACAAGGGGCGTTTTCCGAAAGCCACCGCCCGGTTCGAGGATGGTGAGCGGGAAGTCACCATCTGGTGCTCGAACGACTATCTCGGCATGGGTCAGGATGATGATGTCATCAATTCCATGCACGAAGCCATCGACAGCTTCGGCGCAGGGTCGGGCGGCACACGCAACATCTCCGGCACCACCCGCTTCCACGTTGATCTTGAGCGCGAGCTGGCAGACCTGCACGGCAAGGAAGCGTCGCTGCTGTTCACGTCCGGCTATGTCTCGAACGACGCGACCCTGTCGACTCTCGGCAAGATCCTGCCGAATCTCATCATCTACTCTGATGCGCTCAACCACGCCTCGATGATCGAGGGCATCCGGCGCTCCGGCGCCGAATACCGTGTCTTCCGCCATAATGACGTGGACCATCTGCGCGCCCTGCTCGAGAATGATGATGCAGACCGTACCAAGCTGATTGCCTTCGAAAGCGTCTATTCGATGGATGGCGATTTCGGCCGGATGCAGGAAATCTGCGACCTTGCCGAAGAATTCAACGCGCTGACCTATCTCGACGAAGTCCACGCTGTCGGCCTCTACGGCCAGCAGGGCGCCGGTGTCGCCGAAATGCTTGGCCTGGGTGACCGGATCGACATCATCGAAGGCACGCTGGCCAAGGGCTATGGCGTGATGGGCGGCTATATCGCCAGCCACGCCACCGTGGTTGATGCCATTCGCTCAATGGCCTCCGGTTTCATTTTCAGCACCTCCACCTGTCCTGTCATGGCGGCTGGCGCCCTCGCCAGCATCCGCAAGCTGCGCGCCGATGAGGGGCGTCGCCTGCGGGCTGTCCACCAGGCCAAGGCACTGGAACTGAAGCAGAAATTCCGTGATGCCGGTCTGCCGGTGATGGATTCCCCGTCGCACATCGTTCCGCTGCTCGTGGGCGATCCGGAACGCTGCAAGGCGCTGTCCGACACGCTGCTCTTCGATTTCGGCATCTACGTCCAGCCGATCAACTACCCCACCGTTCCGCGTGGTACAGAGCGCCTGCGCTTCACGCCCAGCCCGGTGCACGATGAAGCGATGATGGACGAGCTTGTGGCCGCGATCCTGGCCGTCTGGAAACAGCTCGGCCTCGACAAGGCTGCCTGA
- the glyA gene encoding serine hydroxymethyltransferase, producing MADSAHVPETLAGGFFSAGLAERDPELAAAVAKEATRQQYQIELIASENIVSRAVLEAQGSILTNKYAEGYPGKRYYGGCEFVDIAEELAIERAKKLFNCGFVNVQPNSGSQANQGVFSALLKPGDTILGMSLAAGGHLTHGAKPNQSGKWFNAVQYGVRPDDHLVDFDEVERLARAHRPQMIIAGGSAYPRQLDFKRFREIADDVGAIFLVDMAHFAGLVAGGAHPNPLEYAHVATTTTHKTLRGPRGGMILTNDEAIAKKVNSAIFPGIQGGPLMHVIAGKAVAFGEALMPEFSDYAAQVVSNARAMSAACLSAGLDVVSGGTDTHLALIDLRPKGVTGRDAEAALERAYITCNKNGIPFDPAPPTVTSGIRVGSPAGTTRGFREDEFIQIGTWIGEIVDALASGNSEAVEARIREEVKVLTARFPIYEGLGA from the coding sequence ATGGCAGATTCGGCACATGTACCGGAAACACTGGCTGGAGGTTTCTTCTCGGCGGGCCTTGCCGAGCGCGATCCCGAACTGGCAGCCGCCGTTGCCAAGGAAGCTACGCGCCAGCAGTACCAGATCGAGCTGATTGCTTCGGAAAACATCGTCTCGCGCGCCGTTCTTGAGGCGCAGGGCTCGATCCTCACCAACAAGTATGCCGAAGGCTATCCGGGCAAGCGCTACTATGGCGGCTGCGAATTCGTCGATATTGCCGAGGAGCTCGCCATCGAGCGTGCCAAGAAGCTGTTCAATTGCGGCTTCGTCAACGTGCAGCCCAATTCCGGCAGCCAGGCCAACCAGGGCGTGTTCAGCGCGCTTCTGAAGCCGGGCGATACCATCCTCGGCATGAGCCTCGCGGCAGGCGGCCACCTCACTCATGGCGCCAAACCCAACCAGTCGGGCAAATGGTTCAATGCCGTCCAGTATGGCGTGCGCCCGGATGATCACCTGGTCGATTTCGACGAAGTCGAGCGTCTCGCCCGTGCCCATCGCCCGCAGATGATCATCGCCGGCGGCTCGGCCTACCCACGCCAGCTTGATTTCAAACGTTTCCGCGAGATCGCCGATGATGTCGGCGCTATCTTCCTGGTCGACATGGCCCACTTCGCGGGCCTCGTCGCCGGTGGGGCCCATCCCAATCCGCTGGAATATGCCCACGTTGCCACTACAACGACCCACAAGACCCTGCGCGGCCCGCGCGGTGGCATGATCCTCACCAATGACGAGGCCATTGCCAAAAAGGTCAACTCGGCAATCTTCCCCGGTATTCAGGGCGGCCCGCTGATGCATGTCATCGCCGGCAAGGCCGTGGCCTTTGGCGAGGCGCTGATGCCGGAGTTTTCCGATTACGCCGCCCAGGTCGTCTCCAACGCCCGCGCAATGTCTGCCGCCTGCCTTTCGGCCGGTCTCGATGTCGTCTCCGGTGGCACCGATACCCACCTCGCGCTGATCGACCTGCGCCCGAAAGGCGTTACGGGCCGCGATGCGGAGGCTGCACTCGAGCGTGCCTACATCACCTGCAACAAGAACGGCATCCCGTTCGATCCCGCGCCGCCGACCGTCACCTCAGGCATCCGCGTCGGCTCGCCCGCCGGCACCACGCGCGGCTTCCGCGAAGATGAATTCATCCAGATCGGCACGTGGATCGGCGAGATCGTCGATGCCCTCGCCAGCGGCAACAGCGAGGCTGTGGAAGCCCGCATCCGCGAAGAGGTGAAAGTGCTCACCGCACGCTTCCCGATCTATGAGGGGCTGGGGGCCTGA
- a CDS encoding MucR family transcriptional regulator gives MTVEIVSSYVANNTVHSTDLPALIKTIHSTITGLTGEAAAPAEKPEPAVAINKSVTPEYLICLEDGAKLKMLKRYLRTRYDLTPEEYRAKWGLPADYPMVAPNYAKLRSKHAKQIGLGKKR, from the coding sequence ATGACTGTAGAAATTGTCTCGTCCTATGTGGCGAACAATACAGTTCATTCGACAGACCTGCCCGCGCTCATCAAGACTATCCATTCGACCATCACCGGACTGACCGGCGAGGCCGCAGCCCCGGCGGAAAAACCTGAGCCAGCCGTCGCCATCAACAAATCAGTGACCCCGGAATACCTGATCTGCCTGGAAGACGGCGCGAAGCTGAAGATGCTGAAGCGCTACCTGCGGACGCGCTATGACCTGACGCCAGAAGAATACCGCGCGAAATGGGGCCTGCCAGCCGACTATCCCATGGTTGCGCCCAACTATGCCAAGCTACGCTCCAAGCACGCCAAGCAGATCGGCCTCGGCAAGAAACGCTGA
- a CDS encoding NAD kinase: protein MNSPRLAFYASKRPEAQQVLPLLRDRYGHYSEEDAEVIVALGGDGAMLDTLRRRFDDGKPVYGMHLGTVGFLMNDYRPDGLMERIEAAERATLSPLRMQATDLSGKIHRAMAINEVSLLRQTAQSARLKIIVDGRVRMEELVCDGLMVATPAGSTAYNLSAHGPILPIGAKLLALTPVSAFRPRRWRGALLKAEARVDIEVIHPDRRPVSAAADNEEVREIAKVTVETDPSRTLKVLFDPGHALDERILREQFAF from the coding sequence ATGAACTCGCCGCGCCTTGCATTCTACGCTTCAAAACGCCCGGAGGCGCAGCAGGTGCTGCCGCTGCTGCGGGACCGGTATGGCCATTATTCGGAAGAAGACGCCGAAGTGATCGTCGCCCTGGGCGGCGACGGGGCGATGCTGGATACGCTGCGGCGGCGCTTTGATGATGGCAAGCCGGTCTACGGGATGCATCTGGGCACGGTCGGCTTCCTGATGAACGATTACCGCCCCGACGGGCTGATGGAGCGCATCGAGGCAGCTGAACGCGCGACGCTTTCTCCGCTGCGGATGCAGGCAACCGACCTGTCGGGCAAGATTCACCGGGCGATGGCGATCAATGAGGTTTCGCTGCTGCGCCAGACGGCGCAGTCGGCCCGGCTGAAGATCATCGTGGATGGCCGGGTGCGGATGGAGGAGCTGGTCTGCGACGGGCTGATGGTGGCGACACCGGCCGGCTCGACCGCTTACAACCTGTCCGCCCATGGCCCGATCCTGCCGATCGGGGCGAAGCTGCTGGCGCTGACGCCGGTAAGCGCGTTTCGCCCCCGGCGCTGGCGCGGCGCGCTGCTGAAGGCCGAAGCGCGGGTGGACATCGAAGTGATCCATCCCGACCGGCGCCCGGTTTCCGCCGCTGCAGACAACGAAGAAGTGCGCGAGATTGCGAAGGTGACGGTGGAGACCGACCCGTCACGGACGCTGAAAGTGCTGTTTGACCCCGGCCACGCGCTGGACGAGCGGATTTTGCGGGAACAGTTCGCTTTCTAG
- a CDS encoding Hpt domain-containing protein: protein MLGKFLKVLDTGKSGRKPAQAVVTPDISRVIKASGAQASYPLPEPEMAAEFEPELETAPEADAFAESFDDFDEDLTLEDVSEAEDLEPEAPADMETQAEEALDALTEEFEGWMRNDLEKMRDAWRVAQKPQASADDYRSLYTCAHNIRGAAPSYGFPAVSRLCGSLCTLLSGTRPGENAALINLHIEACRAAVAAGPQGEGSESVADAVCEALEDRVTLKLANAS from the coding sequence ATGCTGGGCAAGTTTCTCAAGGTTCTTGATACAGGCAAAAGCGGACGCAAGCCGGCACAGGCGGTGGTCACACCCGACATTTCGCGGGTGATCAAGGCATCCGGCGCGCAGGCAAGCTATCCCCTGCCCGAACCTGAGATGGCAGCGGAATTCGAGCCAGAACTGGAAACGGCGCCCGAGGCAGACGCCTTTGCCGAATCCTTCGACGACTTTGACGAAGACCTCACCCTCGAAGACGTTTCCGAAGCCGAAGACCTTGAGCCGGAAGCCCCGGCAGACATGGAAACGCAGGCCGAGGAAGCGCTCGACGCGCTGACCGAAGAATTCGAAGGCTGGATGCGCAACGACCTTGAGAAGATGCGCGACGCCTGGCGCGTGGCGCAGAAACCGCAGGCGAGCGCCGACGATTATCGCAGCCTCTACACCTGCGCCCACAATATTCGCGGCGCAGCGCCCTCCTATGGCTTTCCGGCGGTGTCGCGCCTGTGTGGCTCGCTCTGCACCCTGTTGAGCGGCACACGCCCCGGCGAGAATGCTGCGCTGATCAACCTGCACATCGAAGCCTGCCGCGCAGCCGTCGCCGCCGGCCCGCAGGGCGAAGGCAGCGAGTCAGTGGCGGACGCCGTATGCGAAGCGCTGGAAGACCGCGTGACGCTGAAGCTCGCTAACGCGAGCTAG
- a CDS encoding class II aldolase/adducin family protein: MADGAGKIDIRNSVSEAEWKARVDLAALYRLTALYGWDDMIFTHISHRVPGPDHHFLINPYGYFFEEITASSLVKVDLDGNVVQETDSMINPAGFTIHSAIHAAREDAHVVMHLHTDQGVAVSSQKEGLLPISQTAMIVREDVAYHDYEGVALDLDERERLVRDLGPQKHSMLLRNHGTLTCGANAAITFSRMFFLERACMMQIMALSAGRDGVLECDEALQEKVAGQGGMTAHSSGMSVLTDRLVWPALLRKLDRQLPGYAA; encoded by the coding sequence ATGGCCGACGGCGCAGGCAAAATCGACATCCGCAACTCTGTCAGCGAAGCAGAATGGAAAGCGCGCGTGGACCTTGCTGCGCTTTACCGTCTGACGGCCCTCTATGGCTGGGACGACATGATCTTCACCCACATCTCCCACCGGGTGCCTGGCCCAGATCACCACTTCCTTATCAATCCCTACGGCTATTTCTTCGAGGAAATCACGGCCTCCTCGCTGGTGAAGGTCGATCTGGATGGAAACGTCGTCCAGGAAACCGACTCGATGATCAATCCGGCCGGCTTCACCATCCACTCGGCCATCCATGCGGCCCGTGAAGATGCCCATGTCGTGATGCACCTGCACACCGATCAGGGCGTGGCTGTCTCCTCGCAGAAGGAAGGCCTCCTGCCGATCAGCCAGACCGCGATGATCGTGCGCGAAGACGTGGCCTATCACGACTATGAAGGCGTTGCCCTCGACCTCGACGAGCGTGAGCGTCTGGTGCGCGATCTCGGTCCGCAGAAACATTCGATGCTGCTGCGCAACCACGGCACGCTCACCTGCGGTGCGAACGCCGCGATCACCTTTTCCCGCATGTTCTTCCTGGAGCGCGCCTGCATGATGCAGATCATGGCGCTTTCGGCTGGCCGCGACGGTGTTCTGGAGTGCGACGAAGCGCTTCAGGAGAAGGTGGCCGGGCAGGGCGGAATGACCGCGCACAGCAGCGGAATGTCCGTGCTGACCGACCGTCTGGTGTGGCCGGCGCTGCTGCGCAAGCTGGACCGGCAGCTGCCCGGTTATGCCGCATAG
- a CDS encoding NUDIX hydrolase produces the protein MNAQTPPEAKLSATILLLREGVNAPEVLMVKRHYQIDFAAGALVFPGGKAAKGDTDPGWDAYTDGDFGPIQQDARIAAIREAYEESGIVLARHRSARGPGAPLVSAEIADKLAPFRAASDRGEVQFLDLIREHDLALALDGLVHFGHWITPVMMPKRFDTHFYIAPAPDGQIAAHDGRETTDAVWLSATEALEQEKAGKATIIFPTRMNLVKLAHATSMEDANRRFASEPVVTVLPKPSKTESGEPCLLIPEEAGYGQTVELLSNVKV, from the coding sequence ATGAACGCCCAGACACCGCCTGAAGCCAAGCTGTCAGCGACAATTCTTCTTTTGAGAGAAGGGGTTAACGCGCCTGAGGTGCTGATGGTGAAACGCCATTACCAGATCGACTTTGCCGCTGGCGCGCTGGTGTTTCCGGGCGGAAAAGCTGCCAAGGGCGACACCGATCCGGGCTGGGACGCCTATACCGACGGTGATTTCGGCCCCATTCAGCAAGACGCGCGCATCGCCGCCATTCGTGAAGCCTATGAAGAGTCCGGCATCGTGCTGGCGCGCCATCGCTCCGCGCGTGGGCCCGGCGCCCCGCTCGTAAGCGCAGAGATTGCCGACAAGCTCGCGCCCTTCCGCGCGGCGAGCGATCGCGGCGAAGTTCAGTTCCTCGATCTCATCCGGGAGCATGACCTGGCGCTGGCGCTCGATGGCCTGGTTCATTTCGGCCACTGGATCACGCCGGTCATGATGCCCAAGCGTTTCGATACCCATTTCTATATTGCTCCGGCGCCGGATGGTCAGATCGCCGCGCATGACGGGCGTGAAACCACCGATGCCGTCTGGCTCTCGGCCACTGAGGCGCTGGAACAGGAAAAGGCCGGCAAGGCCACCATCATCTTCCCGACACGGATGAACCTCGTGAAGCTTGCCCATGCAACATCCATGGAAGATGCAAACCGCCGTTTCGCCAGCGAGCCTGTGGTCACGGTCCTGCCAAAGCCCAGCAAGACGGAAAGCGGTGAGCCCTGCCTGCTTATCCCGGAAGAAGCCGGTTACGGGCAGACCGTCGAATTGCTCTCGAACGTAAAGGTCTAG